One genomic region from Nymphaea colorata isolate Beijing-Zhang1983 chromosome 12, ASM883128v2, whole genome shotgun sequence encodes:
- the LOC116266389 gene encoding uncharacterized protein LOC116266389, with translation MGADLINITMGHNCMAEFRHVGGKVLPVCDASAPSSAQTDHGKNRSKKSNFGNECPHKNNSHKEGEKRRALSKMKELIRWAASSNPDKGGSKRWKVLYFRNRGALRGRCDDELASDSSKMSFKFDVGSRSASSACSPISVRSERMITRHSSLPPAKVSISACSVDECMVMKRENWITTDSDFVVLEL, from the exons ATGGGAGCAGACCTCATCAACATCACCATGGGCCACAACTGCATGGCAGAGTTTCGTCATGTCGGTGGTAAGGTTTTGCCTGTGTGTGATGCAAGTGCACCTTCATCTGCTCAGACAGATCATGGAAAGAACAGGTCAAAGAAGAGCAACTTTGGAAATGAATGCCCACACAAGAACAATTCCCacaaggagggagagaagagaagagcaTTGTCAAAGATGAAGGAGCTAATTCGCTGGGCAGCATCATCTAACCCTGACAAAGGGGGAAGCAAACGCTGGAAG GTTCTGTACTTCCGGAACCGAGGAGCGCTCAGAGGCCGCTGTGACGATGAATTAGCGTCAGATTCAAGCAAAATGAGCTTCAAGTTTGATGTTGGCAGCCGCTCTGCCTCATCTGCCTGCTCCCCCATTTCTGTAAGGAGTGAAAGAATGATCACAAGACACTCATCTCTTCCCCCAGCCAAAGTTTCAATCTCTGCATGCAGTGTGGACGAGTGCATGGTCATGAAGAGAGAGAACTGGATCACTACAGACTCAGACT TTGTGGTGCTTGAATTATGA
- the LOC116266049 gene encoding beta-adaptin-like protein B has protein sequence MSGHDSKYFSTTKKGEIPELKDELNSQYKDKRKDAVKKVIAAMTVGKDVSSLFTDVVNCMQTENLELKKLVYLYLINYAKSQPDLAILAVNTFVKDSQDPNPLIRALAVRTMGCIRVDKITEYLCDPLQRCLKDDDPYVRKTAAMCVAKLYDLNAELVEDRGFLDMLKDLISDNNPMVVANAVAALAEIQETSSQSIFEVTSHTLSKLLAALNECTEWGQVFILDALSRYKTADAREAENIVERVTPRLQHANCAVVLSAVKMILQQMELITSTDIIRNLCKKMAPPLVTLLSAEPEIQYVALRNINLIVQRWPTILAHEIKVFFCKYNDPIYVKMEKLEIMIKLASDRNIDQVLLELKEYATEVDVDFVRKAVRAIGRCAIKLERAAERCISVLLELIKIKVNYVIQESIIVIKDIFRRYPNTYESIIATLCESLDTLDEPEAKASMIWIIGEYAERIDNADELLESFLESFPEEPALVQLQLLTATVKLFLKKPTEGPQQMIQVVLNNATQETDNPDLRDRAYIYWRLLSTDPEAAKDVVLAEKPVISDDSNQLDPSVLDELLANIATLSSVYHKPPDVFVTHVKTAVQRPEDDEYPDGIDSENPVPVVDNASAMSSSGNVSYASPKHSAPAPSATSPVPDLLGDLIGLDNARVPAEQQPAASETPLPVLLPSSSGQGLQISAQLTRRGGEIFYSMSFENNSPIVLDGFMIQFNKNTFGLAAAGPLQVGQVQPGASASTLLPMVVFQNISPGPPSSLLQVAVKNNQQPVWYFNDKISLQMFFSEDGKMERASFLETWKSLPDTHEIVKDFTSAVINSVDAILNKLGASNMFFIAKRRHANQEVIYLSAKVPRNIIFLIELTAAVGVPGVKCSIKTPNPEMAPLFFEAMESLLK, from the exons ATGAGCGGGCACGACTCCAAATACTTCTCCACCACCAAGAAGGGAGAAATCCCAGAGCTTAAGGACGAACTCAATTCTCAAtacaag GATAAGAGAAAGGATGCTGTGAAGAAGGTCATTGCTGCTATGACTGTTGGTAAAGATGTTTCATCATTGTTTACAGATGTTGTGAACTGCATGCAGACAGAAAATCTGGAGCTTAAGAAGCTAGTTTATTTGTATCTAATAAACTATGCCAAAAGCCAACCTGATCTGGCTATACTTGCAGTTAATACATTTGTGAAG GATTCACAAGATCCAAATCCTCTTATTCGGGCTTTGGCAGTGCGTACTATGGGATGCATCCGTGTTGATAAAATCACAGAGTATTTATGTGATCCTCTTCAGCGGTGTCTTAAG GATGATGATCCTTATGTCCGTAAGACGGCAGCAATGTGTGTTGCAAAACTATACGACCTAAATGCTGAACTTGTGGAAGACCGAGGTTTTCTAGACATGTTGAAGGACTTGATTTCTGACAACAATCCAATGGTAGTTGCAAATGCTGTTGCAGCTCTTGCTGAGATCCAAGAAACTAGCAGCCAGTCAATATTTGAAGTTACTAGCCATACGCTTTCAAAGCTCCTTGCTGCTTTAAATGAATGTACAGA ATGGGGTCAAGTTTTCATTCTGGATGCTCTCTCAAGGTATAAGACAGCTGATGCCCGTGAAGCTGAGAATATAGTTGAGCGTGTTACTCCACGTCTACAACATGCAAATTGTGCTGTGGTGCTATCAGCAGTCAAG ATGATTCTTCAGCAGATGGAGCTAATCACCAGTACAGACATAATCCGGAATCTTTGCAAGAAAATGGCTCCACCTTTAGTGACTCTACTTTCTGCCGAGCCAGAAATACAGTATGTTGCTTTGAGAAATATCAACCTCATTGTTCAGCGATGGCCTACTATTCTTGCACATGAAATCAAG GTTTTCTTCTGCAAGTACAATGACCCAATATATGTGAAAATGGAGAAATTAGAAATAATGATAAAGCTTGCTTCAGACCGGAACATAGACCAG GTTTTGTTGGAATTGAAGGAATACGCAACAGAAGTTGATGTAGATTTTGTCAGAAAGGCTGTTCGTGCTATTGGTAGATGTGCCATAAAGCTTGAAAGGGCAGCTGAGCGATGCATTAGTGTTTTGCTGGAACTGATAAAGATTAAAGTTAATTATGTCATACAGGAGTCTATAATAGTGATAAAAGATATTTTCAGACGGTACCCGAACAC CTATGAGTCAATCATTGCAACCTTGTGTGAAAGCTTAGACACTTTGGATGAGCCTGAAGCCAAG GCATCAATGATTTGGATTATTGGTGAATATGCAGAAAGAATCGATAATGCTGATGAACTCCTTGAGAGCTTCTTAGAGAGTTTCCCTGAGGAGCCAGCCCTTGTTCAGCTACAGCTATTGACAGCAACTGTTAAGCTCTTTCTTAAGAAACCAACAGAAGGGCCGCAGCAGATGATTCAG GTAGTGCTGAATAATGCTACTCAAGAAACAGATAATCCAGACCTTCGTGATCGTGCATACATATACTGGCGTCTTCTTTCGACTGATCCAGAG GCAGCTAAAGATGTTGTGTTAGCTGAGAAGCCTGTGATCAGTGATGATTCGAACCAACTCGATCCTTCAGTTCTTGATGAGCTTCTGGCAAATATTGCAACCCTTTCATCGGTTTATCATAAACCCCCGGATGTATTTGTAACCCATGTCAAAACAGCAGTCCAGAGACCAGAAGACGATGAGTACCCTGATGGAATTGATTCAGAAAATCCTGTACCTGTTGTTGACAATGCTTCTGCTATGTCCAGCTCTGGTAATGTTTCATATGCTTCACCAAAGCATTCGGCACCAGCACCTTCTGCTACTTCTCCAGTGCCGGACTTGCTTGGTGATCTGATAGGTCTTGATAATGCACGTGTCCCTGCTGAACAGCAGCCTGCAGCTTCTGA GACTCCTTTGCCTGTTTTGCTTCCATCATCTTCTGGTCAAGGACTCCAAATTAGCGCGCAGCTCACACGGCGTGGTGGCGAAATATTTTACAGtatgtcatttgaaaataattcacCTATTGTTCTGGATGGGTTCATGATTCAGTTCAACAAAAATACATTTGGGCTGGCAGCTGCTGGACCACTTCAG GTTGGACAAGTGCAACCGGGTGCATCTGCAAGTACCCTACTTCCAATGGTGGTGTTTCAAAATATATCACCTGGACCTCCAAGCTCACTCCTGCAGGTTGCTGTGAAAAACAATCAGCAGCCAGTGTGGTACTTCAATGATAAGATCTCATTGCAAATGTTTTTCTCAGAAGACGGAAAAATGGAGCGTGCAAGTTTCCTTGAG acATGGAAGTCTCTTCCTGATACCCACGAGATTGTAAAGGATTTTACAAGTGCTGTGATCAACAGTGTGGATGCCATACTTAACAAGTTGGGTGCTTCCAACATGTTTTTCATAGCCAAACGAAGGCACGCAAATCAAGAAGTTATCTACCTGTCTGCGAAGGTGCCTCGCAATATAATCTTCCTAATAGAACTGACCGCTGCAGTCGGCGTTCCTGGAGTCAAGTGTTCGATCAAGACCCCGAATCCAGAGATGGCACCTCTCTTCTTTGAAGCTATGGAGTCCCTTCTAAAATGA
- the LOC116266070 gene encoding ras-related protein RABE1c-like — MAAPPRARADYDYLIKLLLIGDSGVGKSCLLLRFSDDSFTTSFITTIGIDFKIRNIELDGKRIKLQIWDTAGQERFRTITTAYYRGAMGILLVYDVTDESSFNNIRNWIRNIEQHASDNVNKILVGNKADMDESKRAVPTSRGQALADEYGIKFFETSAKTNFNVEQVFFSIARDIKQRLADSDTKAEPQAIKISKQDAAAAPGDAPAKSACCGS; from the exons atggcAGCACCGCCCAGAGCACGAGCGGACTACGACTACCTCATCAAACTCCTACTCATCGGCGACAGCG GGGTTGGGAAGAGTTGTCTCCTATTGCGTTTTTCTGATGATTCATTCACCACTAGTTTTATTACAACCATAGG GATTGACTTCAAGATTAGGAATATTGAACTTGATGGAAAAAGGATCAAATTGCAAATTTGGGACACAGCTGGTCAAGAACGTTTCAGGACAATTACAACAG CTTATTACAGGGGAGCCATGGGCATCTTGCTAGTGTATGATGTCACAGATGAGTCTTCATTCAACA ACATACGAAACTGGATTAGGAACATAGAGCAGCATGCATCTGACAACGTTAACAAGATTTTGGTTGGCAATAAAGCTGATATGGACGAAAGCAAACGC GCTGTGCCAACATCGCGAGGTCAGGCATTGGCAGATGAGTATGGGATCAAGTTCTTTGAGACT AGTGCCAAAACAAACTTCAATGTGGAACAGGTGTTCTTTTCAATTGCTAGGGATATAAAGCAAAGACTTGCAGACAGTGATACGAAAGCTGAG CCCCAAGCCATCAAGATTAGCAAACAAGATGCAGCTGCAGCTCCTGGTGATGCTCCAGCTAAATCAGCTTGTTGTGGATCTTAA